A genomic stretch from Edaphobacter aggregans includes:
- the ahcY gene encoding adenosylhomocysteinase has translation MATATIDKSVLATEYKVADISLAEFGRKEIEIAEQEMPGLMAIRNKYAPSKPLAGVRVTGSLHMTIQTAVLIETMVALGADVRWASCNIFSTQDHAAAAIAAAGVPVFAWKGETLEEYWWCTDQALRHKGGLGPQIVIDDGGDVTLLIHKGVELEKGDGWVNTPSGNQEEGVIKNLLKKIHAEDTTYFQKLAKEWKGVAEETTTGVHRLYKMMEQGKLLVPAINVNDSVTKSKFDNLYGCRESLVDGIKRATDVMVAGKVAVVCGYGDVGKGSAASLRGLGARVLVTEIDPINALQAAMEGYEVTTLEETLGRGDIYVTCTGNLDIITFEHMQQMKDQAIVCNIGHFDNEIQMDQLNSAKGVTKLNIKPQVDKYTFPEGHSIFVLAEGRLVNLGCATGHPSFVMSSSFSNQTLAALDLWKNKDTYKPGVYILPKKLDEEVARLHLEKIGVKLTTLSPKQAEYLGVSVDGPYKAEQYRY, from the coding sequence ATGGCGACAGCAACTATCGATAAGTCTGTACTGGCGACGGAGTACAAGGTCGCGGACATTTCGCTTGCGGAGTTTGGACGCAAGGAGATTGAAATTGCCGAGCAGGAGATGCCGGGGTTGATGGCTATCCGCAACAAGTACGCTCCCTCGAAGCCTCTGGCTGGCGTTCGCGTGACTGGATCGCTGCACATGACCATCCAGACCGCTGTGCTGATCGAGACGATGGTCGCGCTGGGCGCCGACGTGCGCTGGGCAAGCTGCAATATTTTTTCGACGCAGGACCATGCGGCGGCGGCGATTGCTGCGGCCGGCGTTCCTGTGTTCGCCTGGAAGGGCGAGACGCTCGAGGAGTACTGGTGGTGCACGGATCAGGCTCTGCGGCACAAGGGTGGCCTGGGTCCGCAGATCGTGATCGACGACGGTGGCGACGTTACCCTGCTCATCCACAAGGGTGTGGAGTTAGAGAAGGGCGATGGTTGGGTGAATACTCCCTCGGGCAATCAGGAAGAGGGCGTCATCAAGAACCTGCTGAAGAAGATCCATGCTGAGGATACGACTTACTTCCAGAAGCTCGCCAAGGAGTGGAAAGGCGTGGCTGAGGAGACGACGACTGGCGTTCACCGCCTCTACAAGATGATGGAGCAGGGCAAACTGCTGGTTCCGGCAATCAATGTGAACGACTCCGTTACCAAGAGCAAGTTCGACAACCTGTATGGCTGCCGTGAGTCGCTGGTCGATGGCATCAAGCGCGCGACCGATGTGATGGTGGCGGGCAAAGTTGCCGTGGTTTGCGGCTACGGCGACGTGGGCAAGGGCTCGGCAGCTTCGCTGCGTGGGCTTGGCGCTCGCGTGTTGGTCACCGAGATCGATCCGATCAACGCGCTGCAGGCGGCGATGGAAGGGTATGAGGTCACGACGCTTGAGGAGACCCTTGGGCGCGGCGATATTTATGTCACCTGCACCGGCAATCTCGACATCATCACCTTTGAGCACATGCAGCAGATGAAGGATCAAGCGATCGTCTGCAATATTGGGCACTTCGACAACGAGATCCAGATGGATCAGCTGAACAGCGCCAAGGGCGTGACGAAGCTGAATATTAAGCCGCAGGTTGATAAGTACACCTTCCCCGAAGGTCACAGCATCTTTGTGCTGGCCGAGGGGCGGTTAGTGAACCTGGGCTGCGCTACGGGTCACCCGAGCTTCGTGATGTCGTCCAGCTTCTCGAACCAGACGCTGGCTGCGCTCGACCTCTGGAAGAACAAGGACACATACAAGCCGGGCGTCTACATCCTGCCGAAGAAGCTGGATGAGGAAGTTGCCCGTCTGCACCTAGAGAAGATCGGCGTGAAGCTGACGACACTTTCGCCGAAGCAGGCGGAGTATCTTGGCGTTTCGGTTGATGGCCCCTACAAGGCGGAGCAGTACCGGTACTAG
- a CDS encoding MFS transporter, which produces MVQATAIDGRVLYAKITRRLIPYLFLLYIVAYVDRVNVGFAAMDMKRQLHFSDTVYGTGAGIFFLGYALFDMPSNLMLRKVGTRLWIGRIMITWGIVAACMMFIHSPRSFYILRFLLGVAEAGFVPGMLLYLTFWFPSHERARAVAKFMTATSLAGVIGGPISSALLRLDGVAGLSGWQWLFLAEGIPTVLLGVSVLFVLRDGPEKAEWLDSQEKLWLAGELERDRTLYGAGEHGNLMDVFKMPAVWMLAGVYVVIQIGVYVVNLWMPLILSSLADGRMGRDASLIARYATVPYVLAAIFTVIVGWSSDRWNERRGHLAGCMVLVAVGFAWAAVAHDVAVALCALSLAAIGLWSTMGPFWALMTRMVKGAAAAGGVAMITTLGGLGGFTGPYLTGRLRDATHSFAGGLYGISGLALCAAVLSLSVRQQRASHEKR; this is translated from the coding sequence ATGGTGCAAGCGACTGCGATTGATGGACGTGTACTGTACGCGAAGATCACGCGTCGACTGATTCCCTATCTCTTTTTGCTCTACATCGTGGCCTATGTGGACCGCGTGAACGTTGGCTTTGCCGCGATGGACATGAAGCGGCAACTGCACTTCAGCGATACGGTGTACGGAACGGGTGCGGGAATATTCTTTCTGGGCTATGCGCTATTCGATATGCCCAGCAACCTTATGCTGCGGAAGGTCGGTACGCGGCTTTGGATTGGGCGCATCATGATCACGTGGGGGATTGTTGCGGCGTGCATGATGTTCATCCACTCGCCGCGATCGTTCTATATTCTGCGTTTTTTGCTGGGAGTAGCCGAAGCGGGTTTTGTGCCTGGAATGCTGCTTTATCTAACGTTCTGGTTTCCTTCGCACGAGCGGGCGCGGGCTGTGGCCAAGTTCATGACGGCGACGTCTCTTGCGGGGGTGATTGGTGGGCCGATTTCTAGTGCACTATTGCGGCTAGATGGTGTTGCTGGGTTGAGCGGGTGGCAGTGGCTGTTTTTGGCTGAAGGGATTCCGACGGTTCTGCTGGGGGTATCTGTGCTGTTTGTGCTGCGGGACGGGCCGGAGAAGGCGGAGTGGCTTGATTCGCAGGAGAAGCTTTGGCTAGCAGGCGAACTCGAGCGGGACCGTACCCTGTATGGCGCCGGAGAGCACGGCAATCTGATGGATGTTTTCAAGATGCCGGCGGTATGGATGCTGGCTGGAGTTTATGTCGTTATCCAGATCGGCGTGTATGTGGTGAATCTGTGGATGCCGTTGATTCTGTCGAGCCTGGCTGATGGGCGTATGGGGCGCGACGCGAGTCTGATTGCTCGCTATGCTACGGTGCCGTACGTGCTGGCCGCCATCTTCACGGTGATTGTGGGGTGGAGTTCGGATAGGTGGAATGAGCGACGTGGGCATCTGGCGGGATGTATGGTGCTGGTTGCTGTGGGGTTCGCCTGGGCAGCTGTGGCGCATGATGTGGCTGTGGCGTTGTGCGCATTGTCGCTGGCGGCTATTGGGCTGTGGAGCACGATGGGGCCTTTCTGGGCTCTGATGACGCGGATGGTGAAGGGTGCAGCGGCGGCGGGCGGTGTTGCCATGATCACGACTCTTGGCGGGCTCGGCGGATTTACAGGGCCTTATTTAACGGGCAGGTTGCGTGATGCAACTCATAGCTTCGCGGGCGGCCTGTATGGAATCAGCGGGCTGGCGTTGTGTGCCGCGGTGCTTAGTTTATCGGTCAGGCAGCAAAGAGCATCTCACGAGAAACGATGA
- the ada gene encoding bifunctional DNA-binding transcriptional regulator/O6-methylguanine-DNA methyltransferase Ada, protein MTMTKANNIPSLFPGKQWQQVLERDASADGQFFYAVKSTRIFCKPSCPSRRPNRKQVQFFPTTDAAQAAGFRPCKRCEPERTTPKADPQAAAIGTVTKYLREHADERMKLADVAKATGVGRLTILRGFKRVLGVSPGQYAKAQRLEKFKDKVREPKMRVTDAIYDADFGSSSRLYENSGARLGMTPREMRSGAAGLEIRYYIADSPLGRMLVATTDVGVCTIAFGDNNAEVFEILRGRFPKAELVAEKSSTGWLAEAVTFVTSQMGEHPLAANFPLDVRATAFQQRVWRALQEIPRGETRSYSALAVQLGSPTATRAIAGACAANPVAVIVPCHRVVGKSGSLTGYRWGVERKLRLLAAEKN, encoded by the coding sequence ATGACGATGACTAAAGCTAACAACATTCCGAGTCTCTTTCCTGGCAAGCAATGGCAGCAGGTGCTGGAACGTGATGCAAGCGCTGACGGTCAGTTTTTTTATGCTGTGAAGTCGACTCGCATCTTCTGTAAGCCGAGTTGTCCCAGTCGCAGACCTAACCGCAAGCAGGTGCAGTTCTTTCCGACGACGGACGCGGCGCAGGCGGCTGGCTTCAGACCATGCAAGCGATGCGAGCCGGAGCGGACGACGCCCAAGGCGGATCCGCAGGCCGCCGCTATCGGGACAGTGACGAAGTATCTGCGGGAGCATGCGGACGAACGGATGAAGTTGGCTGATGTTGCGAAGGCTACCGGAGTTGGGCGGCTTACAATTCTGCGCGGATTCAAGCGTGTGCTTGGGGTGAGCCCGGGACAGTACGCGAAGGCACAGCGGCTGGAGAAGTTCAAGGACAAGGTGAGGGAGCCGAAGATGCGAGTGACGGATGCAATCTACGATGCGGATTTTGGATCGAGCAGTAGGCTGTATGAGAACAGCGGGGCGCGGTTAGGGATGACTCCGCGTGAGATGCGCAGTGGAGCGGCAGGACTTGAGATCCGATACTATATTGCTGATAGTCCGTTGGGCCGGATGCTAGTGGCGACGACCGATGTAGGTGTGTGCACGATCGCGTTTGGCGACAATAATGCCGAGGTATTTGAGATTCTTCGGGGTCGTTTTCCTAAGGCCGAATTGGTGGCAGAGAAAAGCTCTACGGGATGGTTGGCTGAGGCTGTGACTTTTGTGACAAGCCAGATGGGCGAACATCCACTTGCTGCGAATTTTCCTCTCGATGTGCGTGCAACGGCATTTCAACAGCGAGTGTGGAGGGCATTGCAGGAGATTCCCCGCGGAGAGACTCGGAGTTATTCGGCGCTTGCAGTTCAGCTTGGATCGCCGACGGCCACGCGGGCCATCGCAGGAGCGTGTGCGGCGAATCCGGTGGCGGTAATTGTGCCTTGCCATCGGGTGGTTGGGAAGAGCGGGTCGCTGACTGGCTATCGCTGGGGCGTTGAGAGGAAGCTGAGATTGCTCGCTGCTGAGAAGAATTGA
- a CDS encoding transglutaminase-like domain-containing protein, with protein MLIRSEFDIQFHLPQELTMVAMLRLHPSVDPLVREPEELTLEHIETAPQGLELESKTSIAAEEYLDSFGNRCSRFVAPQGTLRISGKSLVEDDGQPDPIFTEAIQHPVEELPTETLQFLLSSRYCEVDQMSQVAGDMFGHTTPGWARAVWIRDWVHNHVRFNYNTARPTKTSLNVFTERVGVCRDYQHLAIAMTRAMNIPARYVTGYLGDIRTPYSGPGDFSAWYEVFLSGRWWTMDARHNEPRIGRVLMATGRDATDVAITTSFGVAEVKNFYVESYEVDEQGVTVPLVGGGTRDKKWVPPFGL; from the coding sequence ATGCTGATACGTTCCGAGTTCGATATTCAGTTTCATCTTCCGCAAGAGTTGACGATGGTCGCGATGCTACGACTTCATCCTTCGGTCGACCCGCTCGTGCGCGAACCGGAAGAATTGACGCTCGAACACATTGAAACCGCTCCTCAGGGGTTGGAGTTGGAGTCGAAGACTTCGATCGCAGCGGAGGAGTATTTGGACAGCTTCGGGAACCGTTGCTCTCGGTTTGTGGCACCGCAAGGAACATTGCGGATAAGTGGCAAAAGTCTCGTGGAAGACGATGGCCAGCCCGATCCGATTTTTACTGAGGCCATTCAACATCCTGTCGAAGAACTGCCAACGGAGACGCTGCAGTTTTTGCTTAGCAGCCGCTACTGCGAGGTGGACCAGATGTCGCAAGTGGCGGGCGATATGTTCGGACACACGACACCGGGATGGGCGCGGGCTGTGTGGATCCGCGACTGGGTGCACAACCATGTGCGCTTTAACTACAACACGGCGCGCCCGACGAAGACTTCTCTGAATGTGTTTACGGAACGCGTCGGCGTGTGCCGCGACTACCAACACCTGGCGATTGCGATGACGCGGGCTATGAATATTCCTGCGCGGTACGTGACAGGTTACCTCGGGGATATCCGCACACCTTATAGCGGTCCGGGTGATTTCAGCGCATGGTACGAGGTCTTTCTAAGTGGTCGATGGTGGACGATGGATGCTCGTCATAACGAGCCGCGCATCGGGCGCGTGCTGATGGCGACTGGGCGCGATGCTACGGATGTGGCCATCACAACCAGCTTTGGTGTAGCGGAGGTAAAGAACTTCTATGTCGAGAGCTACGAGGTGGATGAGCAAGGAGTTACAGTGCCACTTGTGGGTGGGGGGACGCGCGACAAGAAGTGGGTTCCTCCGTTCGGACTCTAG
- the metK gene encoding methionine adenosyltransferase → MSTRDRFLFTSESVTEGHPDKIADQISDAILDACLAQDPYSRVACETLTCTGLVVIAGEITTKAYVDFQNLVRGTVAAIGYDNALYGFDSNTCAVISTINKQSGDIAMGVDTGGAGDQGMMFGYATNETPELMPTPISLAHKLAHKLSEVRKNGLMSYLRPDGKSQVTVEYDANHKPVRVDAVVISTQHAETVGNDELRADILKNVIQAVIPANLLDEDTKYHINPTGRFVVGGPMGDTGLTGRKIIVDTYGGMGRHGGGAFSGKDATKVDRSAAYMARYVAKNIVAAGLADRCEVQLAYAIGVAEPVSVLVDTFGTGKVDETTLETLVRKNFSLTPKGIIEGLDLRRPIFKATAAYGHFGRKGEGFKWEETDKAAALAEQAGVKTAAK, encoded by the coding sequence TTGTCGACACGCGACCGTTTTCTGTTTACCAGTGAGTCTGTAACCGAGGGGCATCCGGATAAGATTGCCGACCAGATTTCTGATGCGATTCTGGATGCCTGCCTAGCGCAGGATCCCTACAGCCGTGTAGCGTGCGAGACGCTGACCTGCACCGGGCTGGTGGTGATTGCGGGCGAGATCACGACGAAGGCTTATGTGGACTTCCAGAACCTTGTGCGCGGAACGGTCGCGGCGATCGGGTATGACAATGCGCTGTATGGGTTCGACTCGAACACGTGTGCGGTGATCTCGACGATCAATAAGCAGTCAGGCGATATCGCCATGGGTGTCGATACGGGCGGCGCAGGCGACCAGGGCATGATGTTTGGCTACGCGACCAATGAGACGCCGGAACTGATGCCGACACCGATCTCGCTGGCTCATAAGCTGGCACATAAGCTCTCTGAGGTTCGTAAGAATGGGTTGATGTCGTATCTGCGGCCTGATGGCAAGAGCCAGGTGACGGTGGAGTACGACGCGAACCACAAGCCTGTGCGTGTGGATGCGGTTGTGATTTCGACGCAGCATGCTGAGACCGTGGGCAATGACGAGTTGCGCGCTGACATTCTGAAGAATGTGATCCAGGCTGTGATTCCTGCGAACCTGCTCGATGAGGATACGAAGTATCACATCAACCCGACCGGACGGTTTGTCGTCGGTGGGCCAATGGGCGATACGGGTTTGACGGGACGCAAGATTATCGTCGACACCTACGGCGGCATGGGCCGTCACGGCGGCGGAGCCTTCAGTGGCAAGGATGCGACGAAGGTCGACCGTTCTGCAGCTTATATGGCGCGCTATGTGGCGAAGAACATCGTCGCGGCTGGGCTGGCGGATCGCTGCGAGGTGCAGCTTGCCTATGCGATCGGCGTGGCTGAGCCGGTTAGTGTGCTGGTCGATACGTTTGGCACGGGCAAGGTCGATGAGACGACGCTTGAGACGCTGGTGCGGAAAAACTTCTCGCTGACGCCGAAGGGCATCATTGAGGGTCTCGACCTGCGCAGACCGATCTTCAAGGCTACTGCTGCTTACGGGCACTTCGGCCGCAAGGGCGAAGGCTTCAAGTGGGAAGAGACTGACAAGGCAGCTGCTCTAGCAGAGCAGGCTGGTGTCAAGACCGCAGCAAAGTAA
- a CDS encoding TonB-dependent receptor gives MTIFRQLMGRATGFVVAVILVMASGVAQGQVGLGSISGTVTDATGAAVNGATVTLLNTDRNEVVRTVQTAGTGFYTATSLPLGGYTITVTASGFGDQVFSNVILHVGDALTINSTLKAGATEKVVVTTEAQSLNFENATQASLINGTQVRELVLSSRNYEQLVGLQPGVAYTGADQIYIGNSSPNGATNVVNFSVNGSRTSGNGWTVDGVDNQDRGSNYTLLTYPSVDAIAEFKTQRGAYSAEYGRAASGQINVITKSGTNNFHGSAYEFVRNDVFNANDVLNKLTTTPSGAAKTTASRGALRYNDFGYTIGGPVWLPRIYDGRKHNTYFFFSQEIRRVITYKPLTLTGVPSVAERQGIFTKAVCASTNATTGKCNNTGVTTVPITSTLAQAYLKDIYASVGTPDATGTLVTPPQRNLFNGNQQIVRIDQQLGQKMNLFFRMVNDSIPTQEPGGLFQGSGFPGVNTTNTNAPGRTYLGHATYVINPTLLIDGGYAFSYGALLSDPVGLMANANSPDIKPTLLFPSTLPRVPTLTFSSGTTLATYGPYRDFNRNHNIFGNVTKTIANHTLKAGIDYNRYNKRENNASANAGSFGFTNGNLPTGSTAQAYQQAWANFLTGFATTFSQASIDVTANILANQFEVYAQDDWKVTPRLTLNMGVRYTRFAQPTDQNNQLTTFDPSLYSSAAAPTVDKNGLICVTGAPCTGVSPVTGVTLASAVTNGVSINGKNSPYGNKIGSSDNLNFAPRLGFALDVFGNGKTSLRGGYGIAFDSALFGTYEQNIFQNPPFVNSPTVSNTSFDNPGIVAANVSYAAQVIRATAPRFRTPYNQQFSLSFQQQIKGGFVGEVAYVGSVQNHLLGLVDINQAPVGAFAAANPTTTVTSSNVSLINPYRPYKGFSAINSVQTIFMGNYNSLQASARKEWKHNSLVAANYTWSHALTNANADRTGAPQISSLPSAEYGPAAADRRHMFNLNAVYALPFFYEQHGLVGHLLGGWEVSGLGYFNTGLPLNVTTTGLDPAGVGVVFGSSVSSGRPDQIANPNHAGATPIHNRLNWFNINGFSAVPSGQIRGGNAERNVVQGPGWWRVDTGLFKNVNFGEHVHMQLRGEAFNLFNHTNPDTISTGSLISASGFSSTAGNITGYRDKRILQLGAKVIF, from the coding sequence ATGACAATATTCAGGCAGTTGATGGGTCGTGCTACGGGTTTCGTTGTGGCGGTAATTCTGGTGATGGCGTCCGGCGTGGCGCAGGGCCAGGTGGGATTGGGAAGCATTAGCGGGACAGTGACGGATGCGACGGGCGCTGCTGTCAATGGAGCGACAGTCACGCTGCTCAATACGGACCGCAATGAAGTGGTTCGAACGGTACAGACGGCAGGAACGGGATTTTATACTGCGACTTCGCTACCGTTGGGCGGCTACACGATTACAGTCACAGCGTCGGGTTTTGGCGATCAAGTGTTCTCCAACGTCATATTGCACGTAGGCGATGCGCTGACGATTAACAGCACACTCAAGGCTGGCGCTACAGAGAAAGTGGTTGTGACTACGGAGGCTCAGAGCCTGAACTTCGAGAATGCAACCCAGGCATCTTTGATCAACGGCACGCAGGTACGAGAGTTGGTGCTTTCGAGCCGGAACTACGAGCAACTGGTAGGTTTGCAGCCCGGCGTGGCATACACGGGCGCCGATCAGATCTACATTGGCAATTCGAGCCCGAACGGTGCGACAAATGTTGTGAATTTCTCCGTCAACGGCAGCCGCACAAGCGGCAATGGATGGACCGTGGACGGCGTCGACAACCAGGATCGCGGATCGAACTACACGTTGCTGACATATCCCTCGGTGGACGCAATTGCTGAGTTCAAGACGCAGCGCGGGGCTTATTCGGCAGAGTACGGACGCGCTGCCAGCGGACAGATCAACGTCATTACGAAGTCAGGAACCAACAACTTCCACGGAAGCGCCTACGAGTTTGTTCGTAATGATGTGTTTAATGCCAACGATGTACTGAACAAACTGACGACCACGCCGTCGGGCGCGGCGAAGACAACCGCTTCACGCGGCGCGCTGCGTTACAACGACTTCGGCTACACGATCGGCGGGCCGGTGTGGCTACCCCGCATCTACGACGGCCGGAAGCACAATACCTATTTCTTCTTCTCGCAAGAGATCCGGCGGGTGATCACGTACAAGCCTTTAACGCTGACGGGGGTCCCGAGCGTGGCTGAGCGACAGGGCATCTTTACCAAGGCCGTGTGCGCGAGCACGAATGCAACGACCGGAAAATGCAACAATACCGGTGTAACGACTGTGCCAATTACAAGCACCTTGGCGCAGGCGTATCTGAAGGACATTTACGCGAGCGTCGGAACGCCGGACGCGACCGGCACCCTGGTGACGCCACCGCAGCGCAATCTCTTCAACGGAAACCAGCAGATCGTTCGTATCGACCAACAGCTTGGGCAGAAGATGAACCTCTTCTTCCGAATGGTCAACGATTCAATTCCGACGCAGGAGCCAGGTGGACTGTTCCAGGGGAGTGGTTTTCCGGGTGTCAACACTACTAATACGAATGCACCCGGACGGACGTATCTTGGGCATGCGACGTACGTCATCAATCCGACGCTGCTGATCGATGGCGGGTATGCGTTCTCGTATGGCGCGCTGCTTAGCGACCCGGTGGGATTGATGGCGAACGCGAACTCGCCTGACATCAAGCCAACGCTGCTTTTCCCATCCACGTTGCCGCGAGTGCCGACCCTGACATTCTCCAGTGGCACTACTCTTGCTACATACGGCCCATATCGCGACTTCAACCGCAACCACAATATCTTCGGGAATGTCACCAAGACGATTGCCAACCATACGCTCAAGGCGGGCATCGATTACAACCGTTACAACAAGCGTGAGAACAATGCGAGCGCCAATGCGGGCAGCTTCGGCTTTACGAATGGCAATCTTCCAACCGGGTCGACGGCGCAGGCCTATCAGCAGGCGTGGGCTAACTTCCTGACTGGCTTTGCAACAACGTTCTCGCAAGCCTCGATCGATGTGACTGCCAATATTCTGGCCAATCAATTTGAGGTGTATGCACAGGATGACTGGAAGGTGACACCGAGGCTAACGTTGAATATGGGCGTTCGCTACACGCGCTTCGCACAACCGACAGATCAAAATAATCAGCTGACGACCTTTGATCCATCGCTGTATAGCTCTGCTGCAGCGCCGACGGTGGACAAGAATGGGTTGATCTGCGTGACGGGCGCGCCTTGCACTGGCGTAAGTCCTGTGACCGGCGTGACCTTGGCGTCGGCAGTGACGAATGGCGTGAGTATCAACGGGAAGAATTCTCCATACGGAAATAAGATTGGATCGTCCGATAATCTCAATTTTGCTCCCCGCCTCGGCTTTGCCCTTGATGTCTTCGGCAACGGCAAGACGTCGTTGCGTGGAGGATACGGCATCGCATTTGACTCAGCGTTGTTCGGCACCTATGAACAAAATATCTTTCAGAACCCTCCGTTCGTAAACTCACCAACGGTCTCAAATACGAGCTTCGACAATCCTGGGATCGTTGCGGCAAATGTGAGCTATGCGGCGCAGGTGATTCGTGCCACAGCGCCACGCTTCAGGACGCCGTACAACCAGCAGTTCTCTTTGAGCTTTCAACAGCAGATCAAGGGGGGCTTCGTAGGTGAGGTTGCCTATGTTGGCAGCGTGCAGAACCATCTGCTGGGCCTTGTGGATATCAACCAGGCCCCCGTTGGAGCGTTTGCCGCAGCCAACCCGACGACGACAGTGACCAGCTCAAACGTGTCGCTGATCAATCCCTACCGGCCGTATAAGGGCTTTAGCGCAATCAACTCGGTGCAGACGATTTTCATGGGCAACTACAATTCCCTGCAAGCGTCTGCCCGCAAGGAGTGGAAGCATAACTCTCTGGTGGCTGCAAATTACACGTGGTCACATGCGCTGACGAACGCCAACGCCGATCGTACTGGCGCTCCGCAGATTTCGTCGCTTCCGTCGGCGGAGTATGGCCCTGCAGCTGCCGACCGTCGGCATATGTTCAACCTCAACGCCGTGTACGCGTTACCGTTCTTCTATGAACAGCATGGCCTGGTTGGCCACCTGCTCGGTGGATGGGAGGTCTCAGGCTTGGGCTACTTCAACACGGGCCTGCCGCTGAACGTTACGACCACGGGGCTGGATCCGGCTGGCGTTGGTGTTGTGTTTGGCTCGAGCGTCTCCAGCGGACGGCCGGATCAGATTGCCAATCCGAACCATGCTGGGGCCACTCCAATCCACAATCGGCTGAACTGGTTCAACATCAATGGGTTTTCGGCAGTTCCTAGCGGGCAGATCCGTGGCGGCAATGCCGAGCGCAATGTTGTGCAGGGACCCGGCTGGTGGCGCGTGGATACGGGCCTGTTCAAGAATGTCAACTTTGGAGAGCATGTGCACATGCAGCTTCGCGGCGAGGCCTTCAACCTGTTCAACCATACAAACCCGGACACAATTTCAACGGGTAGCCTGATTAGTGCCAGCGGTTTCAGCTCAACTGCCGGTAACATTACGGGTTACCGCGACAAGCGCATTCTTCAGCTTGGCGCGAAAGTAATTTTCTAA
- a CDS encoding RodZ family helix-turn-helix domain-containing protein, with protein MERFCDELRLERERRNISIDEICAVTKVAPRHLHALEAGEYRELPGGVFRKGIVRSYLKVLELDEVPWIERFEASLRESGEYEPDSEDWAEFAENVRRNRGGTAFIIDPRWMGIAMMVITLVVLGWSVWKFVLHGRLL; from the coding sequence ATGGAAAGATTCTGCGACGAACTACGGCTGGAGCGCGAACGGCGAAATATCTCGATTGACGAGATATGCGCGGTGACCAAGGTTGCGCCTCGTCATTTGCACGCGCTTGAAGCGGGCGAGTACCGGGAACTGCCTGGTGGGGTGTTCCGTAAGGGCATCGTTCGCAGCTATCTCAAGGTGCTTGAACTGGACGAAGTGCCTTGGATTGAGCGATTTGAGGCCAGTCTCCGGGAGAGCGGCGAGTACGAACCGGATAGCGAGGACTGGGCTGAGTTCGCCGAAAATGTCCGCCGAAATCGCGGTGGGACCGCATTCATAATCGATCCGCGGTGGATGGGTATCGCCATGATGGTCATTACGCTGGTGGTTCTGGGGTGGAGCGTCTGGAAGTTTGTTCTTCATGGACGGCTGCTTTAG
- a CDS encoding ABC transporter permease yields MNKLVVGNLVHRPLRSLITALAVAIEVIMILSTTAILLGKIDGFKQRQNGIGMDMFVRPSTTNNFIGMSSAGASIKVAEVLATIPHVVVVAPVNIQLTSSLDSIYGIDFKTFNDLLPFTFISGTAFQGPNDVIVDEYAGTGKKVGDTLTILNHSFRISGIVEHGKGGRKFIPIETMGTLTGTEGKASMFYLRTEDPPKHQEEVRNAILAMPGMSQYNVATAEEYLSSISPARLPYMSTAIRVVVGIALIIGFLVIFQSMYTAVMERTREIGILKSLGASRSYIVAIVLRESGALASVGIVLGVILSFVLSISLERLFPTLDFVIDLPWVWKTIVIAFLGALLGALYPAYKAASKDPIDALSYE; encoded by the coding sequence ATGAACAAACTTGTTGTCGGTAACCTCGTCCATCGTCCCCTACGTTCGCTCATCACTGCCCTGGCTGTCGCCATTGAAGTCATCATGATCCTTTCCACTACCGCAATCCTCCTGGGAAAGATCGATGGTTTCAAGCAACGGCAGAACGGCATAGGAATGGACATGTTCGTACGCCCCAGCACCACCAACAATTTCATCGGCATGAGCTCTGCCGGGGCTTCCATCAAAGTAGCCGAGGTCCTTGCAACTATTCCTCACGTCGTCGTCGTCGCACCGGTCAATATCCAACTCACCAGTTCCTTGGACAGCATCTACGGCATCGACTTCAAGACATTCAATGACCTCCTTCCGTTCACCTTCATCTCGGGAACCGCTTTCCAAGGCCCCAACGACGTCATCGTCGACGAATATGCCGGGACTGGCAAAAAAGTCGGTGACACCCTCACGATCCTCAACCATTCCTTCCGTATCTCTGGCATAGTCGAACACGGCAAAGGAGGGCGTAAGTTCATTCCCATCGAGACCATGGGTACGCTCACTGGTACCGAAGGCAAGGCCTCCATGTTCTATCTTCGGACTGAGGATCCTCCCAAACACCAGGAAGAAGTCCGCAACGCTATTCTCGCTATGCCAGGGATGAGCCAGTACAACGTCGCGACAGCAGAGGAATATCTTTCTTCCATCTCTCCGGCGCGTCTGCCCTACATGAGTACGGCGATTCGTGTCGTCGTAGGGATCGCACTTATCATCGGCTTCCTCGTTATCTTCCAGTCCATGTATACCGCTGTTATGGAGCGCACGCGCGAGATTGGCATTCTTAAATCCTTGGGAGCCTCCCGTTCTTATATCGTCGCCATCGTTCTCCGCGAAAGTGGTGCCCTTGCCTCCGTTGGCATCGTCCTTGGGGTTATCCTTAGTTTCGTCCTTAGCATCTCTCTTGAGCGCCTTTTCCCCACTCTCGATTTCGTCATCGATCTTCCCTGGGTCTGGAAGACAATTGTTATCGCCTTCCTCGGGGCTCTTCTAGGCGCCCTCTACCCTGCGTACAAGGCTGCCAGCAAGGATCCCATTGATGCGCTTTCTTACGAATGA